Proteins co-encoded in one endosymbiont 'TC1' of Trimyema compressum genomic window:
- the dnaK gene encoding molecular chaperone DnaK: MSKVIGIDLGTTNSCVAVMEGGEAVIIPNAEGNRTTPSIVAFTKDGERLVGQLAKRQAITNPDNTIASVKRHMGTDYKVKVEGKDYTPQQISAIILQKLKKDAEAFLEQTVNDTVITVPAYFTDSQRQATKDAGSIAGLNVLRIINEPTAAALSYGLDKGNDHTILVYDLGGGTFDVSILELGDGVFQVKATHGNNKLGGDDFDNRIIDYLVEEFKKANAIDLKSDKMAMQRLREAAEKAKCELSSVTSTSINLPFITANDQGPQHLDIALTRAKFNDLTSDLVEATMGPTEASLKDAGLSAKDIDKVILVGGSTRIPAVQEAIQKKLGKEPYKGVNPDECVALGAAIQGGVLTGDVNDILLLDVTPLSLGIETLGGVATRIIERNTTIPTSKSQVFSTAADNQPSVDINIVQGERQMAVDNKSLGRFMLDGIPPARRGVPQIEVTFDIDANGILNVSAKDKGTGKEQKITITGSTGLSDEEIDKMAKDAEKYAEEDRKKKESIELKNEADSLIYQGDKLLADNGDKVSDEDKTKFEEAKKSLQEALTKDDAETIKSEKEKIQKVLEDIGAKIYQQAEKDSQGQEGAKQEEDVVDAEYTAEDKDKNSDK; the protein is encoded by the coding sequence ATGAGTAAAGTAATTGGAATTGATTTAGGAACAACAAATTCATGTGTGGCAGTTATGGAGGGCGGCGAAGCCGTTATTATTCCTAACGCTGAAGGTAATAGAACAACACCTTCAATTGTCGCATTTACAAAAGATGGTGAAAGATTAGTAGGGCAGCTTGCAAAAAGACAAGCTATTACAAACCCTGATAATACAATTGCATCTGTTAAAAGACATATGGGTACAGATTATAAAGTTAAAGTTGAAGGTAAAGATTATACACCACAACAAATTTCAGCTATTATTCTTCAAAAGCTCAAGAAAGATGCCGAGGCATTTTTAGAACAAACTGTTAATGATACTGTAATTACTGTACCAGCTTATTTCACTGATAGCCAAAGACAAGCTACAAAAGATGCTGGCTCTATTGCTGGCTTAAATGTACTGCGTATTATTAATGAGCCTACTGCAGCAGCTCTTTCTTATGGTTTAGACAAAGGAAATGACCACACAATTTTAGTTTATGATTTAGGTGGTGGAACATTTGATGTTTCTATCCTTGAGTTAGGTGATGGTGTATTCCAAGTTAAAGCAACTCATGGGAATAACAAGTTAGGTGGAGATGATTTTGACAATAGAATTATTGACTATTTAGTTGAAGAATTTAAGAAAGCAAATGCTATTGATTTAAAAAGTGATAAAATGGCTATGCAGCGCTTAAGAGAAGCAGCTGAAAAAGCAAAATGTGAATTATCAAGTGTTACAAGCACTTCTATTAACTTACCATTTATTACTGCTAACGATCAAGGACCACAACACTTAGATATTGCCCTTACAAGAGCTAAGTTTAACGATTTAACATCTGATTTAGTCGAAGCAACAATGGGACCTACTGAGGCTTCTTTAAAAGATGCTGGTTTATCTGCTAAGGATATTGACAAAGTAATTCTTGTGGGAGGATCTACACGTATTCCAGCTGTTCAAGAGGCTATTCAAAAGAAATTAGGTAAAGAGCCATATAAAGGCGTAAATCCTGATGAGTGTGTTGCATTAGGTGCAGCTATCCAAGGAGGGGTATTAACTGGTGATGTAAATGATATTCTTTTACTAGATGTAACACCACTATCATTGGGTATCGAAACTCTTGGTGGCGTTGCAACAAGAATAATTGAAAGAAATACAACAATCCCTACATCTAAAAGCCAAGTTTTCTCTACTGCAGCAGACAATCAACCAAGTGTTGATATCAATATTGTGCAAGGTGAGAGACAAATGGCAGTAGATAACAAAAGCTTGGGACGTTTTATGCTAGACGGTATTCCACCAGCAAGAAGAGGTGTTCCTCAAATTGAAGTAACCTTTGATATTGATGCCAATGGTATTTTAAATGTATCAGCTAAGGATAAAGGAACTGGCAAAGAACAAAAAATTACTATTACTGGAAGCACAGGTCTATCTGATGAAGAAATCGATAAAATGGCTAAAGATGCTGAAAAGTATGCTGAGGAAGATAGAAAGAAAAAGGAATCAATTGAATTGAAAAATGAAGCAGATTCTTTAATTTATCAAGGGGATAAATTATTAGCTGATAATGGTGATAAAGTTAGTGATGAAGATAAAACTAAATTTGAAGAAGCTAAAAAATCACTTCAAGAAGCATTAACTAAAGATGATGCAGAAACTATTAAATCCGAAAAAGAGAAAATTCAAAAAGTTCTTGAAGATATTGGTGCAAAAATCTATCAACAAGCTGAAAAAGATAGCCAAGGTCAAGAAGGAGCTAAACAAGAAGAAGATGTTGTTGATGCTGAGTATACAGCAGAGGACAAAGATAAGA
- the grpE gene encoding nucleotide exchange factor GrpE yields MAEEKEMDTEEIIEENVDIKKEKEVKKKPRLKKTDKKDKVIAELEEKLLRVQAEFENFKRRSKTELEEMARFGAENMVLQILPVLDNFERALKIKPTKETVDNFYVGMDMIEKQLLEALNCQGLEKIEAVGQEFDPNFHDGVMNEPVVDDALANTVIDELQTGYLLNKKVVRPSMVKVGIKE; encoded by the coding sequence ATGGCTGAAGAAAAAGAGATGGATACTGAGGAAATTATAGAAGAAAATGTAGACATCAAAAAAGAAAAAGAAGTTAAGAAAAAACCTCGTTTGAAAAAGACGGACAAGAAAGATAAGGTGATTGCTGAACTTGAAGAAAAATTACTTCGTGTTCAAGCTGAGTTTGAAAACTTTAAGAGAAGATCAAAAACAGAGCTAGAAGAAATGGCTCGATTTGGTGCAGAAAATATGGTTTTACAAATATTGCCTGTTTTGGATAATTTTGAAAGAGCTTTAAAAATAAAGCCAACAAAGGAAACTGTTGATAATTTTTATGTTGGCATGGATATGATTGAAAAACAGCTTTTAGAGGCCTTAAATTGTCAAGGTTTGGAAAAAATTGAGGCTGTAGGACAAGAATTTGATCCAAATTTTCACGATGGTGTTATGAATGAACCTGTAGTTGACGATGCATTGGCAAATACTGTAATAGACGAGCTTCAAACAGGTTATTTATTAAATAAAAAAGTAGTAAGACCGAGTATGGTCAAAGTTGGGATAAAAGAATAA
- the hrcA gene encoding heat-inducible transcriptional repressor HrcA: MQLDERKKMILKAIINKYIEEAEPISSKTILADYNLQVSSATIRNEMVALGNLGYIKQPHISSGRIPSSPGYRYYVDYLMDYGVLDISEKRLLIDSIQGELKRVDNYLQKIGSVVASLTNYTVFVTEEAEGNDRVNLIKLIGLIQNKVLLIIVLTSKRTKDFLLNFAQVVQEEKLEHLSKLLTEAFKDKTLESMTPELRSSIQDLFPELPELTKEIFKLVEDTLIKERDVELVVEGICNIFKQPEFNQVNVIESFLSTVEEKNLILSTLDNVLGTPEDIDIRIGEEIGVDSLKDYALISTSYKFVDGISGKIGIIGPTRMSYKKSVQLLETTLEALGQREE, encoded by the coding sequence ATGCAACTAGATGAACGAAAAAAAATGATATTAAAGGCTATTATTAATAAGTATATTGAAGAGGCTGAGCCTATTAGTTCTAAGACTATACTTGCTGACTATAATCTACAGGTAAGTTCTGCAACTATCCGAAATGAAATGGTTGCTTTAGGGAATTTAGGCTATATTAAACAGCCCCATATTTCTAGTGGACGGATTCCATCTTCTCCAGGTTATCGATATTATGTTGATTATCTTATGGATTATGGTGTGCTGGATATATCAGAGAAAAGACTTTTAATTGACTCCATTCAAGGTGAGTTAAAAAGAGTAGATAACTATTTGCAAAAAATTGGTTCTGTAGTCGCTTCTTTAACGAATTATACAGTTTTTGTAACAGAAGAAGCAGAAGGCAATGATCGTGTAAATTTAATTAAGTTAATTGGCTTAATTCAAAATAAAGTGCTATTAATTATAGTACTTACTTCAAAAAGGACTAAGGATTTCCTTTTGAATTTTGCTCAAGTAGTTCAAGAAGAAAAACTAGAGCATTTGTCAAAGTTATTGACAGAAGCCTTTAAGGATAAAACATTAGAATCCATGACACCAGAGCTTAGAAGTAGTATTCAGGATTTATTTCCTGAATTACCAGAGCTTACAAAAGAAATATTTAAGCTTGTTGAAGATACGCTTATAAAGGAACGTGATGTAGAGCTTGTTGTTGAAGGTATTTGCAATATTTTTAAACAGCCAGAGTTCAATCAAGTTAATGTTATTGAGTCATTTCTTTCCACTGTAGAAGAAAAGAATCTTATTTTAAGTACTTTAGATAATGTGCTTGGAACACCAGAGGATATTGATATAAGAATTGGTGAAGAAATTGGTGTTGATTCCCTTAAGGATTATGCCTTAATCTCAACATCCTATAAGTTTGTAGATGGCATTTCAGGGAAAATAGGTATAATTGGACCTACTAGAATGTCTTATAAAAAGAGTGTTCAATTGTTAGAAACAACACTAGAGGCCTTAGGTCAAAGAGAAGAATAA
- a CDS encoding InlB B-repeat-containing protein, translated as MGLATSVLDPSYTGYIFKGWNTAKDGTGVTWDFNTSLMPNNDVTLFAQWKGISHNLVFNINGGDRSTPNSQIIATDDFATSVSNPIRNGYSFVGWNTAPDGSGIAWDFSNTKMPNQDIMLYAIWKLSNNSIANTFSDYSLALAIADAIADGDVNASLTDDMITNCTILNLESKGIVDLREIGKLVNLRQLLLKNNEIMILPPEMRNLINLDYLTLDNQNIFLPTIQYCSFFKLVSPIKNQKGEIVPPKNSSGNYSINGNEIIWYNLDAQIKLLSFTFEDSVVIGNATANYSGTVNQPLTFEKSNDSLSILNISSLPKTGHSVFMFSSIILLTVGSLLSGIGFLKRKNNKDTNK; from the coding sequence GTGGGATTAGCAACATCTGTACTTGATCCTAGTTACACAGGATATATTTTCAAAGGTTGGAATACAGCAAAAGATGGAACTGGTGTCACTTGGGATTTTAATACATCACTTATGCCTAACAATGATGTTACTTTATTTGCTCAATGGAAAGGAATTTCCCACAATTTAGTATTTAATATAAATGGTGGAGACAGGAGTACTCCAAATTCCCAAATAATTGCTACAGATGATTTTGCAACCTCTGTTTCTAATCCGATTCGTAATGGCTATTCTTTTGTTGGCTGGAATACTGCGCCGGATGGAAGTGGTATTGCTTGGGATTTTTCCAATACCAAAATGCCTAATCAGGATATTATGCTATATGCTATATGGAAATTAAGTAATAATTCAATAGCAAATACTTTTTCAGATTATTCATTAGCACTAGCTATAGCTGATGCTATAGCAGATGGAGATGTTAATGCTTCTTTAACAGATGATATGATAACAAATTGTACAATTTTAAATTTGGAATCAAAAGGTATTGTTGATTTAAGAGAAATTGGTAAACTAGTTAACTTAAGGCAGCTTTTATTAAAGAATAATGAAATAATGATATTGCCACCTGAAATGAGAAATTTAATTAATTTAGATTATTTAACACTAGATAATCAAAATATATTTTTACCAACTATTCAATATTGTTCTTTTTTTAAATTAGTTTCGCCTATAAAAAATCAAAAAGGTGAGATAGTTCCACCTAAGAATTCATCTGGAAACTATAGTATTAATGGTAATGAGATTATTTGGTATAATCTTGATGCACAAATAAAATTATTAAGTTTCACTTTTGAAGATTCTGTAGTGATTGGGAATGCAACTGCTAATTATTCAGGGACAGTAAACCAACCCTTAACATTTGAAAAATCAAATGATAGTTTATCTATTTTAAATATTTCATCTTTGCCAAAAACAGGGCATTCTGTGTTTATGTTTTCTAGTATTATTTTACTTACAGTTGGGAGTTTACTTAGTGGAATAGGGTTTTTAAAAAGAAAAAATAATAAAGATACAAATAAATAA
- a CDS encoding Ig-like domain-containing protein, which produces MPTTTSVNFSFKQTISIGSASAPFSGNVVQPLVYTTRALSFDLNGGNGSLPGTQILALGGISNICT; this is translated from the coding sequence TTGCCAACAACTACTTCAGTGAATTTTTCTTTTAAACAAACAATTTCAATTGGTAGTGCTAGTGCGCCTTTTTCAGGAAATGTTGTTCAGCCATTAGTATATACAACTCGAGCATTGTCCTTTGATTTAAATGGCGGAAATGGTTCTTTACCTGGGACTCAAATATTAGCATTAGGTGGGATTAGCAACATCTGTACTTGA
- a CDS encoding leucine-rich repeat domain-containing protein: protein MDKDVTFQQQFPNTNTAQVMADYFGCSVTDVISTDILKTKTLNLQEKNLTDVTGIEIFSQLTKLNLWKNQLTSLPENIGNLSNLHTLSVEWNEITTFPDSIGNLVNLDSIYSSDNKITILPDSICNLTNLQSLVLTNNFLAALPANIGNLTNLNYLYLENNKLSRLSDNFDNLQNLEGLDISYNYFSVLPSSLSNLSQMSYLVLEGQEILLDNAPCGQSFKLLSPIKDENGMTVPLNDSTGNYAINGNYIT from the coding sequence GTGGACAAAGATGTAACTTTTCAGCAACAGTTTCCTAATACAAATACTGCACAAGTAATGGCTGATTATTTTGGATGCTCTGTAACAGATGTTATAAGCACAGACATATTAAAAACGAAAACACTTAATTTGCAAGAGAAAAATTTAACAGATGTTACAGGAATTGAAATATTTAGCCAATTAACTAAGTTGAATTTATGGAAAAATCAGTTGACTTCTTTACCTGAAAACATTGGTAATTTAAGTAATTTACATACATTATCTGTTGAATGGAATGAAATTACTACATTTCCAGATTCAATTGGTAATTTAGTTAACTTAGATTCGATTTATTCATCTGATAATAAAATAACTATTTTACCAGATAGTATTTGTAATTTAACAAATTTACAATCATTAGTTTTAACAAATAATTTTTTAGCAGCATTACCTGCAAATATTGGTAATTTAACAAATTTAAATTATTTGTATTTAGAGAATAATAAATTATCAAGACTTTCTGATAATTTTGATAACTTACAGAATTTGGAAGGATTAGATATTTCCTACAATTATTTTTCAGTTTTGCCTAGTAGCCTTAGTAACTTATCACAAATGTCTTATTTAGTGCTAGAAGGACAAGAAATTTTATTGGATAATGCTCCTTGTGGTCAATCTTTTAAATTATTATCTCCTATTAAGGATGAAAATGGAATGACCGTGCCCCTAAATGATTCAACTGGAAATTATGCTATTAATGGAAATTATATTACATGA
- the hisIE gene encoding bifunctional phosphoribosyl-AMP cyclohydrolase/phosphoribosyl-ATP diphosphatase HisIE encodes MLAYMSLESLVKTLEIGEAVYYSRSRQELWHKGETSGHFQKVKKIAYDCDKDTLLIKVKQIGCACHEGEKSCFHYDLNKYLNTKVDVNMGDEDRSDVLFGKRMGILAAVIEERYKNMPEGSYTTYLFEKGIDKILKKVGEEASEVIIASKNDGNYELIYEASDLLYHLMVLFKVKNVKLKDIEEELIKRS; translated from the coding sequence ATGTTGGCCTATATGTCTCTTGAATCTCTGGTCAAAACCCTTGAAATTGGTGAAGCTGTTTACTATTCAAGAAGCAGGCAAGAATTATGGCATAAAGGCGAAACCAGTGGTCATTTTCAAAAGGTTAAGAAAATTGCTTATGATTGTGATAAAGATACTCTTTTAATTAAAGTTAAACAAATAGGTTGTGCTTGTCATGAGGGCGAGAAAAGCTGCTTTCACTATGATTTAAATAAATATTTAAATACGAAAGTAGATGTTAATATGGGTGATGAAGATCGTAGCGATGTGCTATTTGGGAAAAGAATGGGTATTTTAGCTGCTGTTATTGAAGAACGCTATAAGAATATGCCAGAAGGTTCCTATACTACATATCTTTTTGAAAAAGGCATTGATAAGATTTTGAAAAAGGTAGGCGAAGAAGCATCAGAGGTTATTATAGCTTCAAAAAATGATGGCAATTATGAATTGATTTATGAAGCCAGTGACTTACTTTATCATTTAATGGTATTGTTTAAAGTTAAAAATGTGAAGCTCAAGGATATTGAGGAAGAATTAATTAAAAGAAGTTAA
- the hisA gene encoding 1-(5-phosphoribosyl)-5-[(5-phosphoribosylamino)methylideneamino]imidazole-4-carboxamide isomerase gives MVLVPAIDMQDGQCVCLYKGDFDKTTVYGNPVEIARKWKALGAKRIHLVDLYGAYKGDTTHLKIVEAIVNEVDVPLEIGGGIRDMKTIARYLNMGVDRVILGTAAIENMALVACSAAVYGERIAVGIDALNGIVRTKGWLEDTKKEAIQLGLEMKELGIERIIYTDISKDGTLTGPNLEETKGFAEATGLKVTASGGMAVLKDVKDVCKLEAFGVDEVILGKALYEGSINFSKAQVIVGEK, from the coding sequence ATGGTATTAGTACCAGCTATTGATATGCAAGACGGCCAATGTGTCTGTTTGTATAAAGGGGATTTTGACAAGACTACTGTCTATGGGAATCCTGTTGAAATTGCTAGAAAATGGAAAGCCTTAGGTGCGAAAAGAATTCACCTAGTAGACTTATATGGCGCTTATAAAGGGGATACAACCCATTTGAAAATCGTTGAAGCAATTGTTAATGAAGTTGATGTACCTTTAGAAATAGGTGGTGGTATTAGAGATATGAAAACCATTGCCCGTTATTTAAATATGGGTGTTGATCGAGTTATATTAGGAACAGCGGCTATTGAAAATATGGCTCTAGTTGCCTGCTCTGCAGCTGTTTATGGTGAGCGTATTGCTGTAGGTATTGATGCTTTAAATGGAATTGTAAGGACAAAAGGTTGGCTAGAAGATACAAAAAAAGAAGCCATTCAGCTAGGACTTGAAATGAAAGAGTTAGGTATTGAACGAATCATTTATACAGACATTAGTAAGGATGGTACTTTAACTGGTCCAAATTTAGAAGAAACTAAAGGTTTTGCTGAGGCAACAGGCTTGAAAGTCACTGCTTCTGGTGGCATGGCAGTGCTAAAAGATGTTAAGGATGTTTGTAAGCTAGAGGCTTTTGGCGTAGATGAAGTTATTTTAGGTAAAGCTCTTTATGAAGGTTCTATAAATTTCAGTAAAGCTCAAGTTATTGTAGGGGAGAAATAG
- the hisH gene encoding imidazole glycerol phosphate synthase subunit HisH produces the protein MIGIIDYGIGNLVSVEKALNKNGFTTVISDDISALDKCKGYILPGVGAFADGMKALHERNIIIFLEKIVADNKPLLGICLGMQLLFESGEEDGHNKGLGFLKGTVEKIRTGYKIPHMGWNNICIKKHSILLDGLNNNEDFYFVHSYQAYPDNSEYVIATCEYGQTIPAIVASNNVFGIQFHTEKSSDKGLIILNNFGKLVDKWY, from the coding sequence ATGATTGGTATTATTGATTATGGTATTGGCAATTTAGTCAGTGTTGAAAAAGCTTTAAATAAAAATGGTTTTACCACTGTTATCAGTGATGATATCTCAGCTTTAGATAAATGTAAAGGGTATATATTACCAGGGGTTGGTGCCTTTGCTGATGGTATGAAAGCTTTACATGAAAGAAATATAATTATTTTTTTAGAGAAAATTGTAGCAGACAATAAACCACTATTAGGTATTTGTTTAGGGATGCAACTCTTATTCGAGAGTGGTGAAGAAGATGGTCATAACAAGGGACTAGGCTTTCTTAAAGGCACCGTTGAAAAGATTAGAACTGGCTACAAGATTCCTCATATGGGTTGGAATAATATTTGCATTAAAAAACATTCTATTCTTTTAGACGGTCTCAATAATAATGAAGATTTTTATTTTGTTCATAGTTATCAGGCTTACCCAGATAATAGTGAATATGTAATTGCAACTTGTGAATATGGTCAAACTATTCCTGCTATTGTGGCTTCTAATAATGTATTTGGCATTCAATTTCATACAGAGAAAAGCTCTGATAAAGGTTTAATAATATTAAATAATTTTGGAAAGTTGGTGGACAAATGGTATTAG
- a CDS encoding ATP phosphoribosyltransferase regulatory subunit — protein sequence MRNYLPAEAYTQRVIVDDLLYNFSLWGYDEVRTPILETWNIIGKEKEEERDYITLIDNTGDLLVLRPTNDSTYCSFSWYPP from the coding sequence ATGAGAAACTACTTACCAGCAGAAGCTTATACACAAAGAGTAATTGTTGATGATTTATTATATAATTTTTCTTTGTGGGGATATGATGAGGTAAGAACACCTATTCTTGAAACATGGAATATAATTGGCAAAGAAAAAGAAGAAGAAAGAGATTATATTACTTTAATCGATAATACAGGAGATTTGTTGGTATTAAGACCAACAAATGACAGCACCTATTGCTCGTTTAGTTGGTACCCACCTTAA
- a CDS encoding YerC/YecD family TrpR-related protein, translating to MYKGYVEKDDLKALFEAILSLETTEECKAFFDDLCTIAEIKSMAQRWLVVEMLDKNATYADVVEKTAASSATISRVKRCLHYGADGYKNTLLKLKKKK from the coding sequence ATGTATAAAGGTTATGTAGAGAAGGATGATTTAAAAGCCCTATTTGAAGCCATTTTATCTTTAGAAACCACTGAAGAATGTAAAGCGTTTTTTGATGATCTCTGCACCATTGCAGAAATCAAATCAATGGCACAGAGATGGCTAGTAGTTGAAATGTTAGACAAAAATGCAACATATGCTGATGTTGTAGAAAAGACAGCAGCAAGTTCAGCAACAATCAGTCGTGTTAAAAGATGTTTGCATTATGGTGCTGATGGTTACAAAAATACATTGTTAAAATTAAAAAAGAAAAAGTAA
- a CDS encoding LPXTG cell wall anchor domain-containing protein, producing the protein MLPDTGQYIIWIFGIIIVIVAIIAIIIGIRKKK; encoded by the coding sequence ATGTTACCAGATACAGGACAATATATTATTTGGATTTTCGGCATTATCATTGTTATTGTAGCTATTATTGCAATTATTATTGGAATCAGGAAGAAAAAATAA
- a CDS encoding NifU family protein → MEEQVKEALELVRPSLQAHGGDVTVIEVAENEGEVYVELQGACQGCKGALMTLKMGIERILKEKVPGVQEVIAVNM, encoded by the coding sequence GTGGAGGAGCAAGTAAAGGAAGCTTTAGAATTAGTCCGACCATCATTGCAAGCTCATGGAGGCGATGTAACAGTAATTGAAGTCGCTGAAAATGAAGGGGAAGTATATGTGGAATTACAAGGTGCTTGTCAAGGATGTAAAGGCGCTTTAATGACCTTAAAAATGGGGATTGAGAGAATCCTGAAAGAAAAAGTACCTGGCGTCCAAGAAGTGATTGCCGTTAATATGTAA
- a CDS encoding OsmC family protein, producing MVDKMIVTFPGGAQTNVSFRNQNVISDQPPEDGGEDSAPTPYELYFAALGVCICSSTVVLEFLQHRNIDLRDVYVEVKMNYNETSQLVEAVDLVVNVPDSYPEQYRKALVAAMNVCHVKRQIQNPSKVWKPI from the coding sequence ATGGTAGATAAAATGATTGTGACCTTTCCAGGAGGCGCTCAAACAAATGTTTCTTTCAGAAATCAAAATGTGATAAGCGATCAACCACCAGAAGATGGTGGCGAGGATTCAGCACCGACTCCTTATGAACTTTATTTTGCAGCCTTAGGTGTTTGTATTTGTAGTAGTACAGTGGTATTAGAGTTTTTGCAACATAGAAATATTGATTTGAGAGATGTTTATGTTGAAGTAAAAATGAATTATAATGAAACCAGTCAATTAGTTGAGGCTGTTGATTTAGTCGTTAATGTACCGGATTCATATCCAGAACAATATCGTAAAGCATTAGTTGCTGCGATGAATGTGTGTCATGTTAAGAGACAGATTCAAAATCCTTCAAAAGTGTGGAAGCCTATTTGA
- the rlmH gene encoding 23S rRNA (pseudouridine(1915)-N(3))-methyltransferase RlmH, whose product MDVTFLCVGNLKESYFRDGVKEYEKRLSRFAKINIIEVSEVQIPNNASVSDEYKIMDKEGQLILSKLPKDCYIFVLDRKGNFLSSEELAGKIEEIMTYGKSRIVFIIGGYLGLSDEIKRKAQCPLSFSKMTFPHQLMRLVLCEQVYRGFKIMNHETYHK is encoded by the coding sequence ATGGATGTAACTTTTTTATGTGTTGGTAATTTAAAGGAATCTTATTTTAGAGATGGTGTTAAGGAATATGAGAAACGCTTAAGCCGTTTTGCAAAAATAAATATTATAGAAGTAAGTGAAGTTCAAATTCCTAATAATGCTTCTGTTAGTGATGAATATAAAATAATGGATAAAGAAGGTCAATTAATTTTAAGTAAATTACCAAAAGATTGTTATATTTTTGTTTTGGATAGGAAAGGCAATTTTTTATCTTCAGAAGAACTAGCAGGTAAAATAGAGGAAATAATGACCTATGGCAAATCCCGCATAGTTTTTATTATAGGGGGGTATTTAGGTCTATCAGATGAAATAAAGAGGAAAGCTCAGTGCCCTCTTTCTTTTTCTAAAATGACTTTTCCCCACCAGCTAATGCGCTTAGTTTTATGTGAACAGGTCTACCGAGGTTTTAAAATTATGAATCATGAAACTTATCATAAATAA
- a CDS encoding M20/M25/M40 family metallo-hydrolase: MKWGLKSKVCGVDYWTDGSHLSKNGIPILVFGPGNIKEAHAAEEFISIDSLVKSAYCYIDLIDKLLGS, translated from the coding sequence CTGAAATGGGGGCTGAAGAGTAAAGTATGTGGTGTAGACTATTGGACAGATGGTTCTCATTTAAGTAAAAATGGTATTCCAATTTTAGTATTTGGCCCAGGTAATATTAAAGAAGCTCATGCAGCAGAAGAATTTATATCCATAGATAGCCTAGTCAAAAGTGCTTACTGTTATATTGATTTAATAGATAAACTTTTAGGTTCATAA
- a CDS encoding peptidase dimerization domain-containing protein: MALGSKKDFADMAVIGEATDLNIVVAHKGSMGIKVELAGQAAHGSMLHLGDNAIYKCTEYIEALRRDLLPVLGNKSHPYCGKPTLNVGRIEGGMQNNIVPDSCFFI; the protein is encoded by the coding sequence ATGGCGCTAGGTTCTAAAAAAGATTTTGCAGATATGGCAGTTATTGGAGAGGCTACAGACTTAAATATAGTTGTTGCTCATAAAGGTAGTATGGGTATAAAAGTTGAATTAGCAGGTCAAGCAGCTCATGGTAGTATGCTTCATTTAGGTGATAATGCTATTTATAAGTGTACGGAATATATTGAAGCTTTGAGAAGAGACCTGTTACCTGTTTTAGGTAATAAAAGTCACCCTTATTGTGGGAAACCAACATTAAATGTAGGTCGGATTGAAGGAGGTATGCAGAATAATATTGTTCCAGATAGTTGTTTTTTCATATGA
- a CDS encoding M20/M25/M40 family metallo-hydrolase produces the protein MDTVRPDNMTLPPFDAYIEDGKIWGRGSVDMKGGIEVLWSMLLFTLKKTICKLMAM, from the coding sequence ATGGATACTGTTAGACCTGATAATATGACATTACCACCTTTTGATGCTTATATCGAAGATGGCAAAATTTGGGGCAGAGGCAGTGTTGATATGAAAGGTGGCATAGAGGTGCTATGGTCTATGCTTTTATTTACGCTAAAGAAAACAATATGCAAATTAATGGCAATGTAG